A single window of Psychrobacter raelei DNA harbors:
- a CDS encoding thiopurine S-methyltransferase has product MNPEFWQEKWQNPQPGFHQAKPNQLLASYFKSLSLAPASRVFVPLCGKSIDMLWLAEQGYDVIGSELIDSAVQQFFSENNIEMSITKHPKNESMNIYQGQYAGRLIQIFAGDIFELSPTDVGTIDAVYDRAALVAMPDKAPTHLRRQYVQQVIKLTQTAPQLLLNFALNAPAMDEATRLSRQQGGPPFVVSDDAIYGYYQEAYQVEFLGQDAFEPTDRLINQAWRLINQS; this is encoded by the coding sequence ATGAATCCTGAATTTTGGCAAGAAAAATGGCAAAACCCGCAGCCAGGCTTTCATCAAGCAAAGCCAAACCAGCTTTTGGCCAGCTACTTTAAGTCTCTTAGCCTAGCTCCTGCCAGCCGTGTTTTTGTGCCTTTGTGTGGCAAGAGCATAGATATGCTTTGGCTGGCTGAGCAAGGCTATGATGTGATTGGCTCAGAGCTGATAGATAGCGCAGTACAGCAGTTTTTCTCAGAAAACAATATCGAGATGAGTATCACTAAGCATCCTAAAAATGAGTCTATGAATATCTATCAAGGCCAATATGCCGGACGACTGATCCAAATCTTTGCAGGGGATATCTTTGAGCTGAGCCCTACTGATGTGGGCACTATCGATGCCGTTTATGATAGAGCCGCTTTGGTGGCCATGCCCGATAAAGCGCCCACTCACTTGCGCCGTCAATACGTACAGCAAGTCATAAAGCTGACCCAAACTGCGCCGCAATTGCTGCTTAATTTTGCGCTGAATGCGCCAGCGATGGATGAGGCCACGCGTCTGAGCCGCCAGCAAGGTGGGCCGCCTTTTGTGGTATCAGATGACGCCATTTATGGTTACTATCAAGAGGCGTATCAGGTTGAGTTTTTAGGTCAAGATGCTTTTGAACCGACTGACCGCTTGATTAACCAAGCCTGGCGATTAATTAACCAATCGTAA
- the msrA gene encoding peptide-methionine (S)-S-oxide reductase MsrA, protein MQTIILGGGCFWCTESVFQSVKGVQKVTSGYMGGEDANLANYKDVCSGTTGHIEVVRVDFDDTIVPLEVVLDIFFATHDPTTRDRQGNDIGSQYRSVVFYTDEETQKPTIDRTINKLRDMGLDIVTEVHPVHEFHVAEDYHQDYFNKNPTQGYCQAVIPPKLGKLRKEFKQYMAK, encoded by the coding sequence ATGCAAACAATTATTTTAGGCGGCGGCTGCTTTTGGTGCACCGAGTCTGTTTTTCAGTCGGTAAAAGGGGTGCAAAAAGTCACCTCAGGCTATATGGGCGGCGAAGATGCCAACTTGGCCAATTATAAAGACGTCTGCTCTGGCACTACCGGACATATCGAAGTGGTGCGCGTTGATTTTGATGACACTATTGTGCCTTTAGAGGTGGTGTTAGATATCTTCTTTGCCACGCATGATCCTACCACTCGTGACCGTCAGGGCAATGACATCGGTAGTCAATATCGTTCAGTGGTTTTCTATACCGATGAAGAAACTCAAAAACCAACCATCGACCGTACCATCAATAAACTGCGTGACATGGGACTTGATATCGTCACTGAAGTGCACCCTGTTCATGAATTCCATGTGGCAGAAGACTATCATCAAGATTACTTTAATAAAAACCCAACGCAAGGCTATTGCCAAGCGGTTATTCCGCCTAAGTTAGGCAAACTACGTAAAGAATTTAAGCAATATATGGCCAAATAG
- the cmoA gene encoding carboxy-S-adenosyl-L-methionine synthase CmoA, with translation MSNTTDVDAKHPQSNILVEENVVYDNVFTTPLDKAARFSFDEQVVACFPDMIRRSVPGYGQMLAMLPIFAKRHCQAGQVNAEGKRVSRVYDLGCSLGGATMALLNEKGGFGKEELQIKAVDISPAMTQKAEVLLQQNYPEHDIEVITADIRGFELEPCDMVILNLTLQFLPPADRTQVLQSIYNALNDGGILVLTEKTHTGDEQDDAWLVERYYDFKRANGYSELEISGKRNALENVLITDTLDQHHQRLAEVGFNRSLTWFQFLNFASMIAFK, from the coding sequence ATGTCTAATACAACAGATGTCGATGCTAAGCACCCTCAGTCCAATATCCTTGTCGAAGAAAATGTGGTGTATGACAATGTGTTTACCACACCGTTAGACAAGGCCGCGCGCTTTTCATTTGATGAGCAAGTGGTGGCCTGTTTTCCTGATATGATTCGCCGCAGTGTACCAGGATACGGGCAAATGCTGGCAATGTTGCCGATTTTTGCCAAGCGTCATTGCCAGGCTGGCCAAGTAAATGCTGAGGGCAAACGGGTCAGCCGAGTCTATGACCTTGGGTGCTCGCTGGGCGGAGCCACCATGGCACTGCTGAATGAAAAAGGCGGCTTTGGCAAAGAAGAGCTACAAATTAAAGCGGTAGACATCTCGCCGGCAATGACTCAAAAAGCTGAGGTATTGCTGCAACAGAACTATCCAGAGCACGATATCGAAGTCATTACGGCTGATATTCGCGGATTTGAGCTTGAGCCTTGCGACATGGTGATATTAAACCTAACCTTGCAGTTCTTGCCGCCTGCCGACCGCACCCAAGTACTGCAAAGCATTTATAACGCCTTAAATGACGGTGGTATCTTGGTATTGACTGAAAAGACCCACACCGGCGATGAGCAAGATGATGCGTGGTTGGTTGAGCGCTATTATGACTTCAAGCGTGCCAATGGGTATAGCGAGCTTGAGATTAGCGGCAAACGTAATGCGTTAGAAAATGTATTAATTACCGACACTTTAGATCAGCATCATCAGCGTCTAGCAGAAGTAGGCTTTAATCGTAGTTTGACCTGGTTCCAGTTTTTAAACTTTGCGTCTATGATTGCGTTTAAGTAG